The Capsicum annuum cultivar UCD-10X-F1 chromosome 1, UCD10Xv1.1, whole genome shotgun sequence sequence TACGACCCATTtaagaatgtgtaaacaacataaatttcctAGCTTAAGAAAGTAATTACACAAAATCCTCTTTTAATTTCTCTCTTCCGAATTTTGGCAAATATACGCATACATTCGGACAAATATTATGCATTGATCAAATGTATAATGAAATAGTTATTCCTAAATTTAAGGTAATTGAAATCAGTAATTATATTACTGTTCCTTAATTAGCGATAATAATTAGCTAACATTAACTCATTTATGGATAAAActagtaactgaaatttgaatttaaaaaaaaacatctaAGAAGTCAGTTTTTTTTCTGTAATATTTGATTCAAGATCTGGAAAGCAAAAAAGCTCTATTACTGCAACaaatttcttctaaaaaaatcCGAAAAAGCAACACAATTCTTCTACATACGTtgttaaataattcaaaaaagcAACATGAATATCCCAATATTGCTGCGGCATTCTGGAATTTGGGAGTCAGAAACTAGTTTTAagtcatacaaaagtgacgcaataaTTGTTTCGGAAAGtattactttcttgaaattggtttCTACGATCGCCATGGAGTTGGATATAGACGAAGTGcgtaaaaaaattgaagtgaaaTATGTGGTTGAAGGAAACCCTTCTCCAATTGTAATAAGAAACGACAATGGAGTGAGGGTTTACGTTGAGTTAAAGAAACAACTTGCAGGTTTGGTTAATTTTCCGCTTTGTATTTCAGCTTGCGACAAAGCCAATAGTGAAATAGAGTTTGATAAAGCAACTGGTGCTGTAATGTGTATCGAGGGTAGTGAATATGATTCAGTTGCGTTAACAATTGTTGAAACGGATAATCAGCATGCTCTATATGTGCCTGAAATGGAAGTAAAAAACTTTATCACTGATTGCAAGAACACTGAAATAATGGTGAGTCAGATATACAAGGATAAAGAAACTCTTGTTTCAGTAATGGCAAGATACGCAATAGCGAATGGGTTCAACACAAAAGTGAAACGATCCGATAAAAAAAGGTATGATAGACTATCAATTATATGTCCTGATCTTATAACATAGGCAAATTGTTTTTTTCAAGAAGTTTATGTTGTGTAGTTTTGTGAACTGTTCATGTTTAATGTTAGTATACGAATGTATAATGTGATATTATATGTGTTTGGTAATGTATAATTAAATTGTGTCAGTCAAAGAAATGTATGATACATTGgtttaagagattgtgaagtcATTTGTGTATTATTACTGGTTTGTTAAGTTAAATATTCGAATGTATAATTTTAATTCTACATTCAGAGATATGTATAATATAACTGAAACAGTGAAagtatttcttttttgttatttctattttaatttttaatatttctattttatacatttattaagtttttatttgGTGATGCAGATATGTACTGATAACATCAATACAGACTTTCTGAAATTTAatgtgttttatgaattatttttataagtttaaAAACGTATGTATAATGTAGATTATACATTCagatatatgtataatataactgGGGCAGTTGCTGGAacaaatattttttgtttctattttcaagtttaataCTTTTATTTCATACAATGACtaagtttttatattttgatgcagCTATATACTGATTTGTCGTAACGAAGATTGCAAGTGGGTCATGAAGGCGTCTTGTATGAATGAATCGAATTGTTTGTGATAAAAACATTTGTTTCGGAGCATAGTTGCAGTCTTAGGGACCGAGTGCTGAATAATGTGGTTGCGACAACTaattttgtgagtgaatttacTACTCTAAAATTAATCAATCACTAAAAAATACACACCCCTGCGGACATTATCGAAGAGATGAAGGTTGTTTATGGAGTCGACATTAACTACAGGAAAGCATGACGTGCAAAAGAGAAGGTGATTGCGatgcttagaggtggaccaaCAGATGCATAtagaaaaatgccccgttctatCTATATGTTGAACCAAGTGTATCCACAATTGCACATCCAGATGCATAAAGCAGTAGATAacgagtttaaatacttgtttattgcTTTGCGTCCGATGATAAgtgattttgaattttgtagaCCTGTTGTAGTTGTTGACGGGGCACATTTAAGCGGTCCATATGAAGGAACATTTGTATCGACAAGCACATTAGATGGTGCAAGTACTGTGTGTTCAtgtttttttgtacttttttttattttgttatttactaTATATTATATTAGCTTATACGTTGATGTTTTATTTATAATGATTCATAAAGATGCTAAAATTAGCACCTTTATAGTTGACTAATTTTTGTTTTACAATGATTACCTTGTTTAATTTATATGTAGGTTGTATTCTGCCATTAGCTTACGGTGTTGTTGATTCGGAGAATAACAACGcgtgaatttatttttttcaatagttTAGATAGGCATTTGGTGAAAGAGACAACATGTGTGTTGTTTCAGACAGAAATGAAAGTATCATAAAAAGTGTAAGCATTGTTTATCCTAATGTCCCTCATCTAGCTTGTATATGACATTTATGAAAAAACGTTTGCACCCATTTTAGGAAAAACAAAGATAGACTTAGTGACCTATATTATTCCATGGCTAAATCTTataaaaaagaagattttgaatatattatgtcAAAGGTTGCTAAGGTTGATCAAAGAGTTAAGGAGCATCTGAAAGAAGCTGGGTATGAAAAATGGGCTCGGTGTCATTCTCCTGTGAATAGAGGTAgaatgatgacttcaaatatagCCGAATGTATTAATGGATGTTTGGTTGAGGCTAGAAAACTTCCTATTCTAGATTTCCTAGAAGAAGTTAGAATCTTATTTGCTGCATGGAATTGTAAGAACAACGAAATTGCATCTTACACCAATACAATTCTTGAcagaaaatttgaagaaattctaATTCATAATGGTGTTAAAGCTTTGCGGATGACGGTATGTATTAGAATAATTATGAAACAGAAACTTTGTTTTACATTGAttgtatattaatatttttacatatgAAACATATTATTCTTTTTGGTAACAGGTTAAGCCAGTAGGGAGttatctttattgtgtttatgattCGGGACGAAGGTACATTGTAGATATTGAGCGTGACACGTGCAATTGTGGCCggtatcaaattgatgaaataccttGTCCATATGGAATTGCcgtattaaaaagtaaaaatgtgGATGTAAAAGATTATAGTCGTTATTTTTCTGAATTGTACAGACCACAAACCATAGTGAAGACATATGAACTCCCGATAGTTCCAATGTCAGACAAGAAGGATTGGAATGTTCTAGGttttgttgatgatgaagaagTTTTGCCGCCCAAATATTGAAGACCTCCTGTTAGGCCAAAAAAAGGAAGGCATCTGAAATCAAGTGAATCACTGTCTTTAAATTCGAACCGCTGCAGTAAATGTGGACGAGCCGATCACAACCGTAGGACTTGCGGTTTCTTTCCAAAGGAATCATGATGAATATAATATGTTTTTTCTACATGCTGATGGTTTGATTGGTTTTAGTAGTATAATCATTTTAATTAGATTTTGTTGGAATGCTGGAACAATTAATATTAAGATTTTTGGTTGCTATTTGAGTTTCACTTattcaattaatatttaatagtataagaatagtttgtgtaatttttcgTTTATCATATTTCGTAACTATATTAATGTAAGTTACAACTGATTGTTATATGTATTATGTAACCTGGGAAATATATCATTCACTTAAAAAAATGTTGAAAGAAATGTATGATGTAGCGTTATACTTTTTATTGGTGAATTATGTCatacagaaaaaaaaaagtcattttaaTGACTCTTACTGATTACACGTTATACGTTCATCTAAAGTATATTTTGTTCAgttacaaatgtataaattagaTTATACATTTGTATCATTGTATGAAATAGTGTAATACTTTATAAAAGTGATTGTCGT is a genomic window containing:
- the LOC107858659 gene encoding uncharacterized protein LOC107858659, yielding MSKVAKVDQRVKEHLKEAGYEKWARCHSPVNRGRMMTSNIAECINGCLVEARKLPILDFLEEVRILFAAWNCKNNEIASYTNTILDRKFEEILIHNGVKALRMTVKPVGSYLYCVYDSGRRYIVDIERDTCNCGRYQIDEIPCPYGIAVLKSKNVDVKDYSRYFSELYRPQTIVKTYELPIVPMSDKKDWNVLGFVDDEEVLPPKY